A stretch of DNA from Brevibacillus ruminantium:
GCTCTACCGCGAGGGCGCGGGCGATGCCAATCCGCTGGCGCTGGCCTCCGCTGAATTCATGAGGAAAACGCTGTGCGTGCTCTTTTCTCAGGCCGACCAGGTCCAAAAGCTCGGCAACCCGCTCTTTGCGGCTTCCCCTGCTGAGTCCGTGAATATCCAAGCCTTCTGCGATGATGTCCTCCACCGTCAACCGCGGATTCAGACTCGCTTGCGGGTCCTGGAAAATCATCTGGACGTCACGGTGAAACTGAGCGGACTCTTTACCCTTCAACCGGTGAACATTTTTCCCTTTGTATCGCACTTCCCCATCCGTATTCTCATACAGGCGAATGACGGTCCGACCCAATGTTGATTTCCCGCACCCGCTTTCGCCGACAAGTCCCAGCGTTTCTCCCTTTTGAATGGCAAAACTCACACCGTCAACCGCTTTTAAAATCACATCGTTCCCGATATGAAAATGCTTTTTCAGGTTATCGACTTCGATCAATGCCTCTTTCATTTCCCTTGCCTCCCTGCCGCTACCAAGTCCTCGATGCGCGGAGCACGCGGATCATGCAGCCAGCATGCAGCATGATGCCCCTCCTCGAAGCTGGTGTTTGCCGGCATTTGCTGATTGCAGATTTCCATGGCATAGTCACAGCGTGCGGCAAACGGGCAGCCTTTTGGCGGATCAAACAGATCTGGCGGCGTTCCGTCAATCGGCACCAGCCGCTGTTTTTCTTCGCCGTCAATCCGGGGCAGCGAACGCATCAGCCCCCAGGTATACGGGTGGCGAGGGGAAGCAAAGACATCCTCAACGGTGCCAGTTTCGACGACGATTCCGGCGTACATGACGACCATGCGATGCGCAATTTCCGCTACGACACCCAGATCATGCGTGATAATCACGACGGAGAGCTCCTGCTCTTCCTGCAGCCGTTTCAAAAGATCAAGAATTTGCGCCTGAATGGTTACGTCGAGCGCTGTCGTCGGCTCGTCGGCAATCACCAATTGCGGCTGACACGCCAGCGCAATCGCAATTACTACGCGCTGACGCATCCCGCCGCTGAATTGGTGCGGATACTGATTCACGCGTTTTTCCGGGTCGGGAATTCCGACGAGGCGCAGCATTTCAATCGCCCGCTTCTCGGCTTCCTCCCGCGATACCTGCTGGTTGCGGACGAATCCTTCAACGATCTGGGTTCCCACCTTCATCGTCGGATTCAAAGCGGTCATCGGGTCCTGAAATACCATGCCGATCTTGGACCCGCGGATTTGCCTCCACTCCTTTTTGCTCAGATGGGTGATCTCTTTCTCTTCAAAGAGAATCTTGCCGTCCACGATCCGGCCCGGAGGATTGGGGATCAAGCCCATGATCGCCTGAGCGGTTACGCTTTTTCCGCAGCCGCTCTCGCCGACGATCGCCACTGTCTCCCCTTTGTCCACATGGAAGGATACGCCGCGCACAGCTTGTACCTCACCGCCGTACGTCTTAAAGTTTACTTTCAGGTTGTCTATCTTGAGCAGATGTTTTTCCATTGCGGTTCCTCCTTCCAGTCCTATTCGCGCAGGCGCGGATCGAGTGCATCCTGCAAGCCGTCTCCAAATACGTTAAAAGCAAACATCGTCAAGGAAATCATCAGTCCCGGGAAGAAGAGACGCCACCAGTCCCCCGTCAAAATAACCCCCAGCGCGTCATTGGTCATCGTTCCCCAGCTCGCGTCAGGAGCTTGGACCCCTAATCCCAGAAAGCTGAGGAAGGATTCGGCAAAAATCGCCGATGGAATGGTAAAGGTAAGGTTGACGATAATGACGCCAATGGTATTCGGTATCAGATGTTTGAGCAGAATCCGGGAAAATTTGGCCCCGAGCACTTGCGATGCGAGAATAAATTCCTGGTTCTTCAACTGGAGAATCTGCCCTCGCACCAGTCGCGCCATGCCTGTCCACCCGGTTGCCGAGAGGGCAATGATAATCGTCAGCATCCCCGGCTCCATCACGACCATCAGCAAAATCACCACGAGCAGATAAGGCAGTCCGTAGAGCACTTCGATGATACGCATGATGATCGTGTCAATCCGATCACCGCGCTTTCCTCTGCCAGCCATGTAACCGGAGATACCCCCTACTGTCACGCCTACGACCAGGTCGATCAATGCAGCAACCACGCCGATCGTCAGCGAGATGCGGGCACCTGCCCACGTACGGGCAAACATGTCACGCCCCAATTCATCTGTACCGAACCAATGCTCGGCAGACAGCGGTTTATTTTTGGTGAGCAGGCTTTGGTCAGAGGCGCTGTACGGCACCAGATGGGGGCCGATGATGGCCATCAGGATCAGACCTACGATAATGGCGAAGCCGAGCATCGCCAGCTTGTTTTTGATCAGCTTTCGCAAGACCAGTTGTGCATTGGTCAGACTGGGCCGCGTCGAAAGATCACGCGCTTCCGCGTTTTTTTGCAACGGCCGGAAGAGATGATCGATTTGCTGTTCCATCGCCACTGCTTATCCCTCCTTGTTCGTCAGCTTGATTCTCGGGTCAATCAGGGTGTAGGCGATATCAATCAGGAAAATAGTGACGATCAGAATGGAACTGTAAAAAATAGTGGTTCCTAAAATGACCGGATAATCGCGATTAAAGATTCCATCAACGAAGTACTTCCCAATGCCCGGCACCGCAAAGATCTTTTCCACCACAAATGTACCGGTGATCAAGGATGCAATCAGCGGCCCCAAGAATGTGACGACGGGCAAAATCGCATTGCGTATGCCATGTCTGACCACAAGGGAAACGGTGGGAACACCTTTTGCCTCTGCCGTGCGGATGTAGTTCTGATTCATCACTTCAATCATGCTGGCGCGCATATAGCGGGTGATAATCGCCAGCGGACCAAATGCGAGCGCAAGGGACGGAAGCACGGTATGCATCCAGGTGCCCCATGTCGCAACCGGGAACAGCGGCAGTTTGATCGCAAACAGGTTGATCAAGAGCGGCGCCATGATAAAGCTGGGGATCGCCACCCCGAGAACGGCCAGGGCCATTGCCAGATAGTCAAGCCATTTGTTGCGGTTCAGCGCGGCAATAATCCCGAACAGGATACCAAAGAAAAGCGCGATGACAATCGCCTGCAATCCCAGCGTTGCCGAAGCTGAAAAACCGTCAGCGATCATGTCATTGACCCCGCGGGTATCTGATTTGATCGAGGGTCCGAGGTCGAGCGTGATCAAGTTTTTCAGATAAAGCACGTATTGAATCGGCAGAGGCTCGTCCAGATTGTATTTGGCACGCAGATTGGCCAGGATCTGCTCAGGCAGCTGATCCGATTCCGAGGCAAACGGATCGCCCGGAATCGCATGCATCAGGGAAAATGTCAGCGTTACGATGATCCAAAGCGTCAGCAGCATCATCAGAACGCGTTTTATGAGGTAATTGGACATGGCTCAACCTCCATGATGTTATTTCGCAAGTTCGTACATGGCCTCTGCATAGATAGCAATTGCCCGGAGCAAATCATCAATCTCGGCATACTCATCTGTGAGATGGGCCATTGATTTCTTCCCGGGAAAAAGAGGGCCAAAAGCGACGCCTGCTTTCAGTGATTTTGCGTAGGTTGCACCCCCGGATGAGAGCAGTACGGCTTCCTCTCCCGTATGTTTGGAATAGACACGGGACAGCGTTTGCACGACAGGGTGATCCTTTGGCACATAGTGAGCGCGGGATGTCCGCAGGCTGGAGATGCCCAGATTCAATTCGTCTGCCCGCTTTTTCAGCTTTTCTACATACTCCTCCGGCTCAATGGTCGCGGGATAGCGAATATTCAGCCGGATCGATCCGCCCTCTGCGCGGTCATAGGAGAAAATGCCGGCATTTACCGTCAATCGGCCCGTCACCTCGTCCTCAACAGCCAGTCCCAGCTTTTCTCCCCAATGATCCTCATGCAAGACCTCTGAAAGGAAGCCGAGAAATGCTTGATCGGATCCCTGGAAGGAAAACTGGTGGAGAAAATGGGCGGCGATGGTTCCGGCATTTTTGCCCAGATGCGGCTCCATCCCATGCGCTGGTTTCCCTTTCGCTTCAAAACAGAGAGTTCCATCGGATTGCTGCTGGATTTCTCCTGTGACCCCGTGGCGAGCGAGATGAGCCTGCCAGCTTTCGCGAATTTCTTGAATCGTCGACCTTGCTTCTGCAGCAAGTGGCATCGAAACGATCGCTTTCACTTTTTCCGGAACGCTGTTTCCCTGATCACCGGATGCAAACGAGTGAAGGACCCAGGCGGTGCTGTCTGCTTGCGATTGGTATGGAGCTACTGCCAGCGTCGGATTAATCTGCCCCTTTTCAGCATGAATCATGGGGAAGGATGCGTCTGGAGAAAAACCGATTTCCGGCAGCTTTTCCACTTCCGCATAATGCTTCATGCACAGCCAGCCGCTCTCTTCATCGGTGCCGATAATAAACCGAATCCGTTTGGAGAGGGGCAGACCCGACTCCTTTACCAGCTTGAGCGCATAATAGGCAGCAAGCGCCGGCCCCTTGTCGTCAATCGCCCCCCGCGCATAGATTTTCCCGTCGCGAATGCTCGGCTCAAATGGAGGCGTCGTCCAGCCCTCTCCCACAGTTACGACATCGACGTGAACCAGGACTCCGACCTCTTCCTCACCCTCGCCGTACTCCACATAGCCCGCGTACCCGTCCAGATTTTTTGTCCGAAAACCGTCCGCCTCTCCCAGCTTCAGAAAATACTCAAGCGCTTGGGCGACTCCCTCACCAAACGGTTTCCCCTCCGCTGCGGTCGTCAGATCCTCGATACTGTTGATCGCGAGCAGCGGCACGAGCTTGTTCAGATACTCTTCCTGCCGAGCGAACGCTTTCTCTTTCCAGTCTCTGCTCATTTCATTCCCTCCTTGGCCATAGCGTGCTTATAAAAAGCCAAAAACGCCTCTCCCTTGGGAGAAATGGTACTGCCTTGACGCCCTTTGCCGACGAAGATCAGTTCATCCTGCTGCAGCAGCTTGAGTCGGTAACGAAGCTGCTGCGTAGTCAGTTCATAGCCATGCTCCCGCATCTGCTCCTGAAGCGCATATCTTCCGCCGCCCGTCTCTGAGAGTTCCTGGAGGATTGCCATCATTTCCGGCAAAAAGCCTCTTTTCTCGTATTCCTGATAGGCAGCGAGCTCCTGGTCTTGGAGCATCGCCGTGTCCAGGGAGAGCTCGGTGTTGTACGTCTGCAAAAAAGGCAGATGATGCGCATACACTTCATCCTCGACCACATGGGCCAAATACTCGACCACATTCTCCAATTCGCGGATATTTCCCGGCCAATGGTATTCCTGCATCGCTTTCAATGCTTCTCTGGAAAGCGTGAAGGGAGGGCGGCGCAAATCGAGACAGTAATGCCGAACAAACGCCTCCACCAGCCAGGGGATATCTTCTCCACGCTTGCGAAGCGGCGGCAAATGGATCGGCAATATGTTGAGCCGGTAGTACAGATCCGCGCGAAATCTTCCCTCTTTGATCATTTGCTGCAAATCCTGATTGGTGGCGGCAATGACCCGGATGTCGACGGGGATCACCTTGTTCCCTCCAACGCGCATGATCTGTCGCTCTTGCAGGACACGAAGCAGCCTGTTCTGAATGGCGCCACTCGCATCTCCGATTTCATCCAGAAAAATTGTTCCTTTGTGGGCCAATTCAAACCAGCCGATATGGCCTCCTTTTCGCGCTCCGGTAAAGGCCCCTTCTTCATACCCGAACAGCTCGCTCTCCAGAAGCGATTCGGAGATGGCGGCAAAGTTCACTCCGACAAACGGCTCACGCTTGCGCGGCGAGGCATTGTGAATCGCCTGTGCCAATAGTTCCTTCCCCGTTCCTGTTTCTCCGAGTAGCAGGATCGTGGAGTTGCTGCGAGCCATCTTTTTCGCAATCTGGACGACCTTTTGAAAAGAGAGACTTCTGCCATGAATGTCATCGAAGCTGTATTTGGCGACCAGGCCCTTGCTGTACAAACGCAATCGGTAGTCATGCTCCATTTTTTCAATTTCGGCGGCCTTCCGAAACAAAAGCAGACTTCCGAGAAAACGGCCTTCCATGACAATATGCATTTTACGAAAAAAATAGGTGCGGCCAGCCCAGTCCACCAACAGCTCCTCATTTTCGCCGCAGTCACGCACGGTTTCCATAAAATCATCCGGTAGACAAAGGGCTGCTTTCTCTCCCTGCACCCTCGGCCCGGGGAGATGAAGCGTATCTACCGCTTTCTGATTGATAAACCGAATGACCTCTTGCTCATCCAGCGCAATGACTGCATCCTCGATTCCATTGACGATGCCCTCCAGATACATTTGCAGCAGACGAGCGTGAATGATTTCATTGTTCAATTCCTTTGTGATATAGATAAGGGACTGCATCGCACGGGCTGTTACTTTATGGAAATTGGCGTTGTCAAAGTGGGCGTAAATCTCCAGCCAGGTGGACAGATCGATGACGCGAAAGCCGATATCAACCACCTTGCGTATGCTGGGAGGAACATGCTCGGATTCTCCGGGCGTGACGGCAATATCAATATCAGGCGGCAATTCGGCTCCCGGGTAATACGGGTGGAGTTCGAAATCCATTCCGGATTCGACCAGCAGGCGAATCGTATCGGACGCCGTTTCGGCTGTGTCACTGACGAGCAAGACCTTGACCCCGGGCGGAATCTCCAGCATCTCCCGAAGACTGTGATACGGCAGCATCCGCTTGGCGATAATCGCCTGGGAACCGAGCGGCAAATACGGCTCTACCTGGTCGCAGATCCGGTCTGTAGAGAGAACCACGAGCGAATTTTCCGCAATCGGCCTGTACGGCAACTGATCCAGTCGCCGCCCCTCAATATGAAAATCTTGCGAGATCCCCAGTTCATTGCACTGACTGACCACCGATTGTAAAAATTCATCCATCTTTGCAACGAAGGTTACTGTCTTTTTTTCCATACGAACCCGCTCCATGATGTATTCAAAAACGCAGCACCGCCATGCCTACAGGCGAAGCCTCCGTTTGAGTTTCCACAAGCAAACCTGCTATTCTTCCACGAGTGAGTGCGTAAAGACAAGGGCATCCGTAGAAACCCTTGTCTTTCGCTATTTTCCTATTTTTTCTGAACTTCTGCCCATTTGTAATCAAGGG
This window harbors:
- a CDS encoding ABC transporter ATP-binding protein, whose product is MKEALIEVDNLKKHFHIGNDVILKAVDGVSFAIQKGETLGLVGESGCGKSTLGRTVIRLYENTDGEVRYKGKNVHRLKGKESAQFHRDVQMIFQDPQASLNPRLTVEDIIAEGLDIHGLSRGSRKERVAELLDLVGLRKEHAQRFPHEFSGGQRQRIGIARALAVEPEFIIADEPISALDVSIQAQVVNLLEDLQAERGLTYLFIAHDLSMVKHISTRIGVMYLGKLVELAPSSELYRHPLHPYTQALLSSVPVPDPTVQRERIILQGDLPSPANRPSGCGFRTRCPKASERCALEEPVWKEAEAGHWVACHLYD
- a CDS encoding ABC transporter ATP-binding protein, whose protein sequence is MEKHLLKIDNLKVNFKTYGGEVQAVRGVSFHVDKGETVAIVGESGCGKSVTAQAIMGLIPNPPGRIVDGKILFEEKEITHLSKKEWRQIRGSKIGMVFQDPMTALNPTMKVGTQIVEGFVRNQQVSREEAEKRAIEMLRLVGIPDPEKRVNQYPHQFSGGMRQRVVIAIALACQPQLVIADEPTTALDVTIQAQILDLLKRLQEEQELSVVIITHDLGVVAEIAHRMVVMYAGIVVETGTVEDVFASPRHPYTWGLMRSLPRIDGEEKQRLVPIDGTPPDLFDPPKGCPFAARCDYAMEICNQQMPANTSFEEGHHAACWLHDPRAPRIEDLVAAGRQGK
- a CDS encoding ABC transporter permease; this encodes MEQQIDHLFRPLQKNAEARDLSTRPSLTNAQLVLRKLIKNKLAMLGFAIIVGLILMAIIGPHLVPYSASDQSLLTKNKPLSAEHWFGTDELGRDMFARTWAGARISLTIGVVAALIDLVVGVTVGGISGYMAGRGKRGDRIDTIIMRIIEVLYGLPYLLVVILLMVVMEPGMLTIIIALSATGWTGMARLVRGQILQLKNQEFILASQVLGAKFSRILLKHLIPNTIGVIIVNLTFTIPSAIFAESFLSFLGLGVQAPDASWGTMTNDALGVILTGDWWRLFFPGLMISLTMFAFNVFGDGLQDALDPRLRE
- a CDS encoding ABC transporter permease; this encodes MSNYLIKRVLMMLLTLWIIVTLTFSLMHAIPGDPFASESDQLPEQILANLRAKYNLDEPLPIQYVLYLKNLITLDLGPSIKSDTRGVNDMIADGFSASATLGLQAIVIALFFGILFGIIAALNRNKWLDYLAMALAVLGVAIPSFIMAPLLINLFAIKLPLFPVATWGTWMHTVLPSLALAFGPLAIITRYMRASMIEVMNQNYIRTAEAKGVPTVSLVVRHGIRNAILPVVTFLGPLIASLITGTFVVEKIFAVPGIGKYFVDGIFNRDYPVILGTTIFYSSILIVTIFLIDIAYTLIDPRIKLTNKEG
- the pepV gene encoding dipeptidase PepV, producing MSRDWKEKAFARQEEYLNKLVPLLAINSIEDLTTAAEGKPFGEGVAQALEYFLKLGEADGFRTKNLDGYAGYVEYGEGEEEVGVLVHVDVVTVGEGWTTPPFEPSIRDGKIYARGAIDDKGPALAAYYALKLVKESGLPLSKRIRFIIGTDEESGWLCMKHYAEVEKLPEIGFSPDASFPMIHAEKGQINPTLAVAPYQSQADSTAWVLHSFASGDQGNSVPEKVKAIVSMPLAAEARSTIQEIRESWQAHLARHGVTGEIQQQSDGTLCFEAKGKPAHGMEPHLGKNAGTIAAHFLHQFSFQGSDQAFLGFLSEVLHEDHWGEKLGLAVEDEVTGRLTVNAGIFSYDRAEGGSIRLNIRYPATIEPEEYVEKLKKRADELNLGISSLRTSRAHYVPKDHPVVQTLSRVYSKHTGEEAVLLSSGGATYAKSLKAGVAFGPLFPGKKSMAHLTDEYAEIDDLLRAIAIYAEAMYELAK
- a CDS encoding sigma 54-interacting transcriptional regulator, encoding MEKKTVTFVAKMDEFLQSVVSQCNELGISQDFHIEGRRLDQLPYRPIAENSLVVLSTDRICDQVEPYLPLGSQAIIAKRMLPYHSLREMLEIPPGVKVLLVSDTAETASDTIRLLVESGMDFELHPYYPGAELPPDIDIAVTPGESEHVPPSIRKVVDIGFRVIDLSTWLEIYAHFDNANFHKVTARAMQSLIYITKELNNEIIHARLLQMYLEGIVNGIEDAVIALDEQEVIRFINQKAVDTLHLPGPRVQGEKAALCLPDDFMETVRDCGENEELLVDWAGRTYFFRKMHIVMEGRFLGSLLLFRKAAEIEKMEHDYRLRLYSKGLVAKYSFDDIHGRSLSFQKVVQIAKKMARSNSTILLLGETGTGKELLAQAIHNASPRKREPFVGVNFAAISESLLESELFGYEEGAFTGARKGGHIGWFELAHKGTIFLDEIGDASGAIQNRLLRVLQERQIMRVGGNKVIPVDIRVIAATNQDLQQMIKEGRFRADLYYRLNILPIHLPPLRKRGEDIPWLVEAFVRHYCLDLRRPPFTLSREALKAMQEYHWPGNIRELENVVEYLAHVVEDEVYAHHLPFLQTYNTELSLDTAMLQDQELAAYQEYEKRGFLPEMMAILQELSETGGGRYALQEQMREHGYELTTQQLRYRLKLLQQDELIFVGKGRQGSTISPKGEAFLAFYKHAMAKEGMK